Genomic DNA from Comamonas resistens:
TGCCTACAGCTACTCGGGTGGGTTGTGTCTGGCCAACCAGGGCCTGCTGGAGTTCGTCGAAATGTTCAAGGCTCCTATCAAGGTGCTGCACCCCCTGCTGACGGCAACCCAGGAAGGCAACTACAAGGGCACGGAAGGCTTTGGCGCCATTCCCTTCGATGGTCTGGTGCTGGCCCACAGCAACGAGAGCGAGTGGAAGGCGTTTCGCAACAACAAGAACAATGAGGCTTTCCTCGACCGTATCTATATCGTCAAAGTGCCTTACTGCCTGCGCGTGAGTGAGGAAGTGAAGATCTACGAGAAGCTGATTCGCGAGTCTTCGCTGGCCCACGCGGTCTGCGCGCCGGGCACCCTCAAGATGATGGCCCAGTTCTCGGTGCTCACGCGCCTGAAGGAGCCCGAGAACTCCAGCATCTTCAGCAAGATGCAGGTCTATGACGGCGAAAGCCTCAAGGACACCGACCCGCGTGCCAAGAGCTACCAGGAATACCGCGACTATGCGGGCGTGGACGAAGGCATGGAGGGCATTTCCACGCGCTTTGCGTTCAAGATTCTGGCCAAGGTCTTCAACTACGACAGCACCGAAGTGGCGGCCAACCCCGTGCACCTGATGTATGTGCTGGAGCGGCAGATCGAGCGTGAGCAGTTCTCGGCCGAGCTGGAGACCAAGTACACGGGCTACATCAAGGAATATCTGTCACAGCGCTATGCCGAATTCATAGGCAAGGAAATCCAGACTGCCTATCTGGAAAGCTATAGCGAGTACGGCCAGAACATCTTTGACCGCTACGTCACCTATGCCGACTACTGGATCCAGGACAGCGAGTACCGCGATACCGACACCGGCGAGGTGTTCGACCGCAACGCGCTGAACGCCGAGTTGGAAAAGGTCGAAAAGCCTGCCGGCATTGCCAACCCCAAGGACTTCCGCAACGAGATCGTCAACTTCGTGCTGCGTGCCCGAGCCAACAACCAGGGCAAGAACCCCAGCTGGACCAGCTACGAAAAGCTGCGCGTGGTGATCGAGAAGAAGATGTTCTCCAACACCGAAGAGCTGCTGCCCGTCATCAGCTTCAATGCCAAGGCCAGTGCCGAAGATGCGCGCAAGCACGAAGACTTCGTCACCCGCATGGAGGCCAAGGGCTACACGCCCAAGCAGGTGCGGCTGCTGTGCGAGTGGTATCTGCGTGTACGCAAGAGCAGCTGACGAAAGCACCGGTGGCTGCACACTGCAGCCACTGGCGGAAAGTTGGAACACAGCCCCTGGAGATGGGAGCATAGATGACATTGCATATCATCGACCGCAGGCTCGCAGGCAAGAACAAATCGGTGGGCAACCGAGAGCGGTTTGTGCGGCGTTACAAGGCGCAGATCGCGGAGGCGGTGCGAAAAGCCGTGTCCACGCGGGACATCCGCCATATCGATCAGGCTGAAAACATCACGATTCCCAAAAAGGACATTCAGGAGCCGGTGTTCAGGCATGGACAGGGCGGCATCCGCGATGTGGTGCTGCCCGGCAACCATGACCATGTGCGGGGCGACCGGATCGCGCGGCCACAAGGCGGAGGCGGAGCAGGGGGATCGCAGGCCAGCGACAACGGGGAGAGCCAGGACGACTTCACCTTCACCCTGACCAAGGAAGAGTTCATGGAACTCTTCTTCGAAGACCTGGCCCTGCCGCGCCTGCTGCGCAACCATATCGGCAACACGCTGCAATACAAGACAAGGCGTGCCGGCTACAGCCATGATGGAACGCCCAACAATCTGGCGGTGGTGCGCACCATGCGCGGTGCGCTGGGGCGGCGCATTGCACTGAGCAAGGCGCCGAATCGGGAGCTACATGTGCTGGAGGCCGAACTGGAGTCCCTGCTGGCGCAGGACGACGGCACGAGTGAAGCCATCGCCGAGTTGCAGCGCCAGATCGAGGCGCTGCGGGAACGCATCCGGCGCGTGCCGTTTCTGGAGCCGCTGGATCTGCGCTTTCGCAATCGTGCCAAGGTGCCCGTGCCCAGCAGTCAGGCCGTGATGTTCTGCGTGATGGATGTCTCGGGCTCCATGGATCAGGAGCGCAAGGACCTGGCCAAGCGCTTCTTCATTTTGCTGTACCTGTTTCTGACCAGGCATTACGAGAAGATCGAGATCGTCTTCATCCGCCACCATACCCAGGCGGCAGAGGTCAGCGAGGATGAGTTCTTTCACTCCACCGAAAGCGGAGGCACGGTGGTCAGCAGTGCGCTGGTGCTGCTCGATCAGATCATCCGGGCCCGCTATCCGGTCAATGACTGGAATATCTACGTGGCACAGGCCAGCGACGGCGACAACTTCAGCGACGACGGCGGCAAATGCCGTGCCTTGCTGGCCGAAAAGATATTGCCGCTGGTGCGCTATTACGCCTATCTGCAGGTGGTGCAGGAGGAGCAAAATCTCTGGGAGGAATACACCCGGTTGCAGACCGATTTCGCGCATTTTGCGATGCGCAAGGTCTCCGATGCGAGCGAGATTTATCCAGTCTTTCGCGATCTCTTCAAGAAAGATGGGGTATCCATATGAACCTCAATCTCTACCCGGCGCTGGATCTCAGCAACACGCGAAAATCCGGGAACCACGGAGCTCAGGGCGAGCGTCCGCGCGATGTGCCTCAAGCGCCTTTGCGAGCCATGAAAAGGCCGGCAAGTCCGCTGCCCGACCCCAGCGACTGGACCTTCGAGCTGATCGAGCAATACCACGCGGCGATTGCCGCCACGGCCGAACGCTACGGCCTGGACACCTACCCGAATCAGCTGGAGATCATCACGGCCGAGCAGATGATGGATGCCTATGCCAGTGTGGGCATGCCCGTCAATTATCGCCACTGGAGCTATGGCAAGGAATTCCTGGCGACCGAGCGCCGCTATAGGCGCGGTCATATGGGCCTGGCTTACGAGATCGTCATCAATGCCAATCCCTGCATCAGCTATCTGATGGAGGAAAACAGCACGGCCATGCAGGCCCTGGTGATCGCCCATGCAGCCTATGGGCACAACAGCTTTTTCAAGAACAACTATCTGTTTCGCATGTGGTCGGACTCGGGCAGCATCATCGACTATCTGGTCTATGCGCGTGACTATGTGGCGCAGTGCGAGGAGCGTTACGGCCTGGATACGGTGGAGCAGTTGCTGGATTCCTGTCACGCGCTGTCGAACTTCGGTGTGGACCGCTATTGCCGCCCATCGCATAAAAGCCTGGCGCGCGAGCGTGCCGAGCGTGAGGAGCGCGAAGCCTATGTACAGCAGCAGGTCAACGTGCTGTGGCGGACCTTGCCGATGCGCAAGGACAAGGACAGCACCGCGCCTGGCAGCGAGCGCTTTCCCAAGGAGCCCGAGGAGAACATCCTCTATTTCATCGAGAAGAACGCGCCGCTGCTCGAGCCCTGGCAGCGTGAGCTCGTGCGCATTGTGCGCAAGATTGCCCAGTACTTCTATCCGCAGCGCCAGACCCAGGTGATGAACGAGGGCTGGGCCACGTTCTGGCATTACACCTTGCTCAACACCATGTATGACGAGGGCTGGTTGACCGATGGGGTGATGATCGAGTGGCTGTCTTCCCACACCAATGTGATCTTTCAGCCCCCGGCAGGACATCGCGCCTTCAATGGCATCAACCCCTATGCGCTGGGCTTTGCCATGTACCGGGACATTCGCCGCATCTGTGAAAACCCGACCGAGGAAGACCGGCGCTGGTTCCCCGATATCGCGGGCACGCCCTGGCTGCCTACGCTGCACCATGCCATGCGCAACTACAAGGACGAGAGCTTCATCGGCCAGTTTCTGAGCCCGCAGCTGATGCGAGATATGCGATTGTTCGCGCTGCATGATGACCCCGCCGAGCGTGAGGTGCTGGTCAGCGCCATTCATGACGAAG
This window encodes:
- a CDS encoding PrkA family serine protein kinase is translated as MDVISNSAARYVRLREEEMSLDEYLALCQRDPMAYASAAQRMLSVIGEPEMVDTRNDPSLSRLFANKVIRRYPAFSEFYGMEDAIEQVVSFFRHAAQGLEERKQILYLLGPVGGGKSSIAERLKYLMQKAPFYALKGSPVNESPLGLFDPVEDGPVLEEEFGIPRRSLQHILSPWAVKRLEEFGGDIRQFRVVKRYPSILKQIGIAKTEPGDENNQDISSLVGKVDIRKLENFAQDDTDAYSYSGGLCLANQGLLEFVEMFKAPIKVLHPLLTATQEGNYKGTEGFGAIPFDGLVLAHSNESEWKAFRNNKNNEAFLDRIYIVKVPYCLRVSEEVKIYEKLIRESSLAHAVCAPGTLKMMAQFSVLTRLKEPENSSIFSKMQVYDGESLKDTDPRAKSYQEYRDYAGVDEGMEGISTRFAFKILAKVFNYDSTEVAANPVHLMYVLERQIEREQFSAELETKYTGYIKEYLSQRYAEFIGKEIQTAYLESYSEYGQNIFDRYVTYADYWIQDSEYRDTDTGEVFDRNALNAELEKVEKPAGIANPKDFRNEIVNFVLRARANNQGKNPSWTSYEKLRVVIEKKMFSNTEELLPVISFNAKASAEDARKHEDFVTRMEAKGYTPKQVRLLCEWYLRVRKSS
- a CDS encoding SpoVR family protein encodes the protein MNLNLYPALDLSNTRKSGNHGAQGERPRDVPQAPLRAMKRPASPLPDPSDWTFELIEQYHAAIAATAERYGLDTYPNQLEIITAEQMMDAYASVGMPVNYRHWSYGKEFLATERRYRRGHMGLAYEIVINANPCISYLMEENSTAMQALVIAHAAYGHNSFFKNNYLFRMWSDSGSIIDYLVYARDYVAQCEERYGLDTVEQLLDSCHALSNFGVDRYCRPSHKSLARERAEREEREAYVQQQVNVLWRTLPMRKDKDSTAPGSERFPKEPEENILYFIEKNAPLLEPWQRELVRIVRKIAQYFYPQRQTQVMNEGWATFWHYTLLNTMYDEGWLTDGVMIEWLSSHTNVIFQPPAGHRAFNGINPYALGFAMYRDIRRICENPTEEDRRWFPDIAGTPWLPTLHHAMRNYKDESFIGQFLSPQLMRDMRLFALHDDPAEREVLVSAIHDEDGYRALRQLLSQQYDLGTREPNIQVWNVNLRGDRCLTLRHTQYQGRPLADDAQEVLKHAARLWGFGVQLETVSGDGEAPLLLQSVPAPPG
- a CDS encoding YeaH/YhbH family protein, which gives rise to MTLHIIDRRLAGKNKSVGNRERFVRRYKAQIAEAVRKAVSTRDIRHIDQAENITIPKKDIQEPVFRHGQGGIRDVVLPGNHDHVRGDRIARPQGGGGAGGSQASDNGESQDDFTFTLTKEEFMELFFEDLALPRLLRNHIGNTLQYKTRRAGYSHDGTPNNLAVVRTMRGALGRRIALSKAPNRELHVLEAELESLLAQDDGTSEAIAELQRQIEALRERIRRVPFLEPLDLRFRNRAKVPVPSSQAVMFCVMDVSGSMDQERKDLAKRFFILLYLFLTRHYEKIEIVFIRHHTQAAEVSEDEFFHSTESGGTVVSSALVLLDQIIRARYPVNDWNIYVAQASDGDNFSDDGGKCRALLAEKILPLVRYYAYLQVVQEEQNLWEEYTRLQTDFAHFAMRKVSDASEIYPVFRDLFKKDGVSI